GATACCGCGCCCGCACTCGCGGGCGCCTTGCGGCCGTGCCACCGCGGATCAGGCCCATGCGACTTGCCTTTGCGCCGGCAAGTCTGATCCGCGACGACCGCTCCTGCACCGAAGCCTTAGCTTTCGATGCCTCGTGAACTATCTTATATGCACTAATTGAATGCACGCTAGAAACGGCCAACCGTGCTATTCATTGAATACCAGTCTGTCGCTTCTGCGTTAAGACTAGATGTCAATATACGATAGCAAACCGGTTTTTAAAACAATTTCAAAACTATTTTTTCAGAAAATCTTATTCATGCAGACGGCATGAGAAATGCGATGTTTAGGCGAATGTAGTCTATTTGTCAGAGTTGCGACTCCAGTAACGGGATACATTTCTCGATCAGCTTCTCGGTGAACGGCCGGTGCAACCAGGCTTCGAGCGTGATCTGTTGCGACTCTTTGAGGTCGTCGGCGAAAACCGCTGTTTGCTGCTTCGCGAAGTCGCGGTCGTAGATGTTCAGATTCGCTTCGTCGTTGAGCTTGAACGAACGGCTGTCGAAATTGGTCGAGCCGACCGACACCAGGTATTCATCCACCACCAGCAATTTGCAATGGAACATGGTGGGCTGATACTCGAAGATCTCCACACCCGCTTCAAGCAGATCGCCCCAACACGCACGCGATGCTTCGCGAACCGTGTGCGTGTCGATGCGCTTACCCGGTGTGATGATTTGCACTTTCACACCGCGCTTCGCGGCCTCGACGATCGCGTTGATCGTCAGCTTGTCGGGCACGAAGTAGGCGCTCGCCAGATGAATGCTGTGAGTGGCCGCCGTGATCGCCATCAGGTACATCAACTGCATGTCGTCGCTGCCGCCCGAAGGCGAGCTGCTGAACATATGCGCGAGGCCCTCGCCGGCGGCTTCCACTTTTGGAAAGTAGTCCGCGCCATGCAGTACATTGCCCGACGCTTTGACCCAGTTGTCCATGAACACCGCTTGCATGTGACCGACCACGGGGCCGGCAACGCGGAAATGCGTGTCACGCCAATGCTTTTCATCCTGCGCGTGGCCGGTCCATTCCGGCGCTATGCCCACGCCGCCGGTGAAACCAATCCGTCCGTCGATCACCAGCAGTTTGCGGTGCGTGCGGTCGTTCATTCGACCAAGACCGGTCCAGTGCGGCTTGTGATACTGAATGACTTCGGCCCCGCCGTCGCGCAGCAGATTCAGATAACGCTTGTCCATTTTCGACGAGCCGACCCAATCGAGCAGCACATGCACCGCCACGCCTTCGCGTGCTTTATCCGCCAGAGCCTGGGCGATCTGCTCGCCTATTTCACCGGACCAGTAAATGAACGTCTCGAAGGTGATGGTGTGGCGCGCGGATCGAATGCCTTCGAGCATCGAAGGAAAGATGCGGTCGCCGTTGAGCAGCATCTCGAAGCGGTTGCCGGCAATAACCGGCGGCCCCAGCAACAGTCCCATGGAACGCAGGAATTGCGGATCGTCGCTGGCGTAACGCCGCTCTATTTTGTGTTCGATCTTCTTCTCGCCACTCGACAGATTGGCAATCAGCAAAACAATAATGAGCGTAACGAACGCGGTGATAGGTATTGTCAGCATGCGTGGCCTCGATGCTAACCGGCGAGGCGTGCCGAATGCACGCCCTGCGGTTCGATGAACAGACGCGGACCCAAGGCCCGGTTTTTGTCACGAACGCAGGACGCATTGCGCGTGCCCGTTGCAGGCCCGCGCCTTGCTACTTGACTGCTTTATCTGACGAGCGAGAACGCCTCGCGGCTGGCAATTTCACCAGCGCCATAAACGCCGACCACCGTATAGTCCGACGCCACACACTCGAACGTGGATTCGTTGAACGTGATGACGAAATGCCGCTGTGCAGGAATGGGCGACTCGACTGCCGAAATCTCGGCCGCCAGCGACGAATTCATGACTTCATGAACCGACAAGCCGGTCAAACCTTGCGAGGCGAGCGGATGAATTTCCAGATCGACATCGCCGGGCGGTCCCAGCCGATGAAATACTGCGTCCGGAAAGAGCACCGTACAGTAGGGGTCGTCGTCGGGATCAAATGGCCCGAAGCGTTCAAAGTCGGCTTCCGCAATCGGATAAGCCAGAATTACCCGGCGGGCACTCGCGACGATGAAGGGTTCAGCGGCGTTCGCCGCGGGCTGAGGAACTGAGTCCAGCAGGACGACCTGGTCCTCCTGCTGGGATGATGCAAGCGTGCTGGTCATCTACTTCGCGACTCCGTAGCGCTTATGCGCCGGCTTGCACGGTCGAGGCTTGCGGCGCGGCGGCAGCCGAACCGGCTGCCTTCGCCGCGGGTTTGCGACCCGGCGCTTTTCTCGCTACCCGGGTTGC
This genomic stretch from Paraburkholderia bryophila harbors:
- the cls gene encoding cardiolipin synthase — its product is MLTIPITAFVTLIIVLLIANLSSGEKKIEHKIERRYASDDPQFLRSMGLLLGPPVIAGNRFEMLLNGDRIFPSMLEGIRSARHTITFETFIYWSGEIGEQIAQALADKAREGVAVHVLLDWVGSSKMDKRYLNLLRDGGAEVIQYHKPHWTGLGRMNDRTHRKLLVIDGRIGFTGGVGIAPEWTGHAQDEKHWRDTHFRVAGPVVGHMQAVFMDNWVKASGNVLHGADYFPKVEAAGEGLAHMFSSSPSGGSDDMQLMYLMAITAATHSIHLASAYFVPDKLTINAIVEAAKRGVKVQIITPGKRIDTHTVREASRACWGDLLEAGVEIFEYQPTMFHCKLLVVDEYLVSVGSTNFDSRSFKLNDEANLNIYDRDFAKQQTAVFADDLKESQQITLEAWLHRPFTEKLIEKCIPLLESQL